The Coffea eugenioides isolate CCC68of chromosome 8, Ceug_1.0, whole genome shotgun sequence genome has a segment encoding these proteins:
- the LOC113780931 gene encoding putative pentatricopeptide repeat-containing protein At5g47460: MHIEITVVVLGKIMLRFILQLKKSPLFFYQRKPNHFLLKQISTTIEPVQESDPVSWANTVSALAQGGLNSDIALLSACQMMNSGSKPNDYALVHLIRTCTKCGWFSLGQQLHCQIIESGHDSNVFVSAALINFYVKFELIYEAQNLFDEIPEPSLVGWNSLISGYVRSGQFRKSLTLFLQLEKSGISSDSYSCTAALSACGQLALLLLGKLIHSKIVKLGVEYSVIVGNCLIDMYGKCGAVEESMVVFDEMIDRDSISWNSVIAANARNGRLEQALSLLHQMTDPDTISYNEVISGIAQFGNIQDAIDLLFRMPNPNSSSWNSVITSYVNRYRARDALEFFSKMHFSGVQKDQFTYSSILSGIAGLSAVTWGMLIHCCTVKSGLDGSVVIGSALIDMYSKCGRITEAEMVFHWLQKKNLITWNAMISGYAHNGDSSKVLRLFEKLMLVKNLQPDRITFLNVLSACWHNRMPLDAANRYFELMVNEYRINPTAEHCSSMIRIMGQEGKVYQAEKMIHQLGFESNGAVWRALLAACVTCGNVKTAKVAAEKVMQLEGDSEYVYVLMSNVYACHEKWRDVIQIRTMMKEKEVRKEIGHSCIELENTFPTSSIL; encoded by the coding sequence ATGCATATTGAGATAACAGTCGTTGTGCTAGGGAAAATTATGCTAAGATTCATTCTCCAACTAAAGAAAAGCCCGCTTTTTTTCTATCAAAGAAAGCCGAATCATTTCTTGTTAAAGCAAATTAGCACCACGATTGAACCCGTTCAAGAAAGTGACCCTGTGTCATGGGCCAATACCGTTTCAGCCCTGGCTCAAGGTGGGCTTAATTCTGACATCGCCTTGCTGAGTGCCTGTCAGATGATGAACTCCGGCTCCAAGCCAAATGACTATGCTTTAGTCCACTTGATCCGTACATGCACCAAATGTGGCTGGTTTTCACTCGGCCAACAGCTTCACTGCCAAATTATAGAATCTGGGCATGATTCCAATGTCTTTGTTTCCGCCGCTTTGATCAATTTCTACGTAAAATTTGAGCTAATTTATGAAGCCCAGAACCTGTTCGATGAAATTCCTGAACCAAGTTTAGTTGGTTGGAATTCTTTAATTTCTGGGTATGTTCGTTCTGGGCAATTCAGGAAATCTCTCACCTTGTTTCTCCAGCTAGAAAAATCTGGTATTTCTTCAGATTCATATTCATGCACAGCTGCTTTGTCCGCATGTGGGCAGCTGGCTTTATTGCTGTTGGGAAAACTAATACATTCCAAGATTGTGAAACTTGGTGTTGAATATAGTGTTATCGTAGGGAACTGTTTAATTGACATGTATGGCAAATGTGGAGCTGTTGAAGAGTCTATGGTGGTGTTTGATGAGATGATTGATAGGGATTCCATTTCTTGGAATTCAGTTATAGCAGCTAATGCTAGAAATGGAAGGCTTGAGCAAGCGTTAAGCCTTTTGCATCAAATGACTGATCCCGACACAATCTCTTATAATGAGGTGATCAGCGGCATTGCACAGTTCGGTAATATACAAGATGCTATTGACCTTTTATTCAGAATGCCGAACCCAAATTCATCTTCGTGGAATTCTGTGATAACGAGCTATGTAAACCGTTATAGAGCAAGGGATGCTTTGGAATTTTTCAGCAAGATGCACTTTAGTGGTGTTCAAAAGGATCAGTTCACATATTCAAGTATATTGAGTGGGATTGCAGGTTTATCAGCAGTCACCTGGGGGATGTTGATCCACTGTTGTACAGTAAAATCTGGTTTAGATGGATCAGTGGTCATTGGAAGTGCTCTTATTGACATGTATTCAAAATGTGGGAGAATAACTGAAGCTGAAATGGTATTCCACTGGCTACAGAAGAAGAATCTGATAACTTGGAACGCGATGATATCTGGATATGCTCACAATGGTGATTCCAGCAAGGTGTTACGTCTTTTTGAGAAGTTGATGCTTGTGAAAAATTTACAGCCAGATAGAATTACTTTCCTCAATGTTTTGTCTGCATGTTGGCATAACAGAATGCCTTTGGACGCTGCAAATCGATATTTTGAATTGATGGTGAACGAGTACAGGATTAATCCCACTGCTGAGCATTGCTCTTCCATGATCAGGATCATGGGCCAAGAAGGAAAGGTGTATCAGGCAGAGAAGATGATACATCAGCTGGGATTTGAGTCGAATGGAGCAGTTTGGAGAGCATTGCTTGCTGCTTGTGTTACTTGCGGGAATGTAAAAACGGCCAAAGTGGCAGCGGAAAAGGTGATGCAACTTGAAGGTGATAGTGAATATGTTTATGTACTGATGTCTAATGTCTACGCTTGTCATGAGAAATGGAGAGATGTTATTCAGATTAGGACAATGATGAAGGAGAAAGAGGTGAGAAAAGAGATTGGCCATAGCTGTATTGAATTGGAAAATACATTTCCAACTTCATCCATATTGTGA